One window of the Triticum dicoccoides isolate Atlit2015 ecotype Zavitan chromosome 3B, WEW_v2.0, whole genome shotgun sequence genome contains the following:
- the LOC119279066 gene encoding uncharacterized protein LOC119279066 — MTGRAAAHQHLLHKPAAVLRLRLHMRTLPPATPPASSPERPLRRLLDATPPRHCTVGAAAIVLVNGVKAKNLGLQVIARIKFELKIDFIDLSDHDITDLSSSDDETVQEDHIATQHRAASLDRQTMHVMDGEGIQDVQAAFVAASEGRQDVQALFAAASEGRQAAGDCGHALEITTSSLVTEKEPLVAASEGSQDVQAVLVAAREGSQDVQAAFVAASEGSQDVKVVLVVATEGSQEAANSGNGLEATALSLVTEKAPLDMAESHNCPRSPTSAPFPSPTSTVLKAPTFEGGDAKLVRGKVKRPRKNYHTGTPRTSPRFELKPVCRNGPLEELPAEALTSEGGDAELVREKMQHPGKDYHSGTPGTSPRFEPKRECHNGPVKELPAEALTSEGGNAKLLRGKVKHPRMNYHTSTPRISPRFVPKLECHNRPVEELPAKALTSEGGNEELVRGKLKHPRKNYPAGTPRTSPRFEPKRECHNGSVEEMPAKVLTSEGGDAELVRGEVKLSRKNYHTGTRTSPRFETKRGCRNGSVEELPAEVLTSDGADAELVREKVKHARKDYHTGTPRTSPRFQLKRERHKGPVEELAADHMRFRTLEELIASPDNAESAKTPSTDSLN; from the exons ATGACTGGGAGGGCCGCCGCGCACCAACACCTCCTCCACAAGCCCGCGGCCGTGCTCCGCCTCCGCCTTCACATGCGCACCTTGCCGCCTGCCACGCCACCCGCCTCATCGCCAGAGAGACCACTGCGCCGCCTGCTTGACGCCACTCCCCCGCGC CACTGTACAGTTGGTGCTGCTGCAATTGTACTAGTCAATGGGGTGAAAGCTAAGAACCTTGGCCTTCAAGTTATTGCAAGGATAAAATTTGAGCTGAAG ATAGATTTCATAGATCTGAGTGATCATGATATTACTGACTTGAGCAGCAGCGATGACGAGACTGTTCAGGAGGATCATATTGCAACTCAGCACCGGGCGGCGTCGCTTGATAGGCAGACTATGCATGTCATGGATGGTGAAGGAATCCAAGATGTGCAGGCTGCGTTTGTTGCAGCTAGTGAAGGAAGGCAAGATGTGCAGGCTCTGTTTGCTGCAGCTAGTGAAGGAAGACAAGCGGCTGGTGATTGTGGACATGCTTTGGAAATCACCACATCGTCCTTGGTTACGGAAAAAGAACCTCTTGTTGCAGCTAGTGAAGGAAGCCAAGATGTGCAAGCTGTGCTTGTTGCAGCTCGTGAAGGAAGCCAAGATGTGCAGGCTGCGTTTGTTGCAGCTAGTGAAGGAAGCCAAGATGTGAAGGTTGTGCTTGTTGTAGCTACTGAAGGAAGTCAAGAAGCTGCTAACTCTGGAAATGGTTTGGAAGCTACAGCATTGTCTTTGGTTACTGAAAAAGCACCTCTTGATATGGCTGAATCGCACAACTGTCCTCGCTCTCCCACATCAGCGCCGTTCCCCA GCCCGACTTCTACCGTTCTGAAGGCTCCGACCTTTGAAGGTGGCGATGCAAAGCTGGTAAGAGGGAAGGTGAAGCGTCCCAGGAAGAACTACCACACTGGTACTCCTAGGACAAGTCCTAGGTTTGAACTGAAGCCTGTATGTCGGAACGGGCCTCTAGAAGAGCTGCCAGCCGAGGCACTGACCTCTGAAGGTGGCGACGCAGAGCTGGTGAGAGAGAAGATGCAACATCCTGGGAAGGATTACCATTCCGGCACTCCTGGGACAAGTCCTAGGTTTGAACCGAAGCGTGAATGTCATAACGGGCCTGTGAAAGAGCTGCCAGCCGAGGCTCTGACCTCTGAAGGTGGCAATGCAAAGCTGTTGAGAGGGAAGGTCAAGCATCCTCGGATGAACTACCATACCAGCACTCCTAGGATAAGTCCTAGGTTTGTACCGAAGCTTGAATGTCATAACAGGCCTGTGGAAGAGCTGCCAGCCAAGGCTCTGACCTCTGAAGGTGGCAATGAAGAGCTGGTGAGAGGGAAGCTGAAACATCCTAGGAAGAACTACCCTGCTGGCACTCCTAGGACAAGTCCTAGGTTTGAACCAAAGCGTGAATGTCATAACGGGTCTGTGGAAGAAATGCCAGCCAAGGTTCTGACCTCTGAAGGTGGTGATGCTGAGCTGGTGAGAGGGGAAGTGAAACTTTCTAGGAAGAACTACCATACCGGCACTCGGACAAGTCCTAGGTTTGAAACAAAGCGTGGATGTCGTAACGGGTCTGTGGAAGAGCTGCCAGCTGAGGTTCTGACCTCTGATGGTGCTGATGCAGAGCTGGTTAGGGAGAAGGTGAAACATGCTAGGAAGGATTACCATACTGGCACTCCTAGGACAAGTCCTAGGTTTCAACTGAAGCGTGAACGTCACAAGGGGCCCGTGGAAGAACTGGCAGCCGATCACATGAGGTTCCGCACACTAGAAGAATTAATTGCCTCTCCTGACAATGCAGAATCTGCGAAGACCCCCTCTACCGACTCTCTGAACTAA